ATATAAAACTGCAAGAGAACCAAACTTTGGTGTTTTGCCAAACAGATGCAATTTCTGTTCTGTTCTTGGTGGTATTTATGCATATTCAACCATCTTATTGGGGTCTAAAAGCCTCCTGCTTGCTTATTAATGGAGTAATATGACTGATGGCGGCCGCATTAACTGGTAATCAAGTTGTAAACATAAAAACCAAGACACTCTGGATAAATTGTGAAAAAGAACTCAATCTATTATTTACCTTTATTAAGATAAAACATAGTTGCAAATGCAGCTCCCCGTATAAAATCCCCTAGGATAGAAAATTAAAACCTTTCCCTGTGCAAAGAAAATCTAAGCAGAAAAGAAATGTTTAAATGAAAGTAGAAAAGGGAAGTATTTGCAACGAGCCACTATATCCTGTCAAATTTCGGGATCGAATATCTTAATGACCAGGTGGAGCACCTTGCTTGGTATCTGTAGTAGAATGAGCAGGTGGTAAGGTCTCCGGTTCAGCATGGGTTGCTGGCAGGCCATCGTTGGAGTGAACTTCTGACCCTAATTTGGCGTTTTGATTGCCATTAGGGTTCCTGAAGTTGAAGATACCTAAGATTCCTCTGGCCTTAGCTAGGTTTTCCACTTCTGCCAGTCTCCTTCTAATCAACTGCAATTCTCTTTgtaaattttcttctttttgcttTATTGCCTCAAGCTCCTGCTTGCGTAACTCCTCTTTTCTTGCTTCAGATCTAGCATTCCTTTGCACCTCAAATATAATAGCAGAACCAGCAACCGAGACTACGAATAGTTCTCCAAGTAGGTCTGCAGCAGCTTGAACAGCTTTCTCTTCATTCAAAGGTCGGATCGCAACATCAGTTGCATGACCATAAAT
The nucleotide sequence above comes from Papaver somniferum cultivar HN1 chromosome 8, ASM357369v1, whole genome shotgun sequence. Encoded proteins:
- the LOC113304166 gene encoding OPA3-like protein — translated: MMLSIVKLGSLVLRTICKPIASRLKVATGKHPRFRRCIINVAQTNHRFTTTVQRQIYGHATDVAIRPLNEEKAVQAAADLLGELFVVSVAGSAIIFEVQRNARSEARKEELRKQELEAIKQKEENLQRELQLIRRRLAEVENLAKARGILGIFNFRNPNGNQNAKLGSEVHSNDGLPATHAEPETLPPAHSTTDTKQGAPPGH